In one Sesamum indicum cultivar Zhongzhi No. 13 linkage group LG12, S_indicum_v1.0, whole genome shotgun sequence genomic region, the following are encoded:
- the LOC105175762 gene encoding CSC1-like protein ERD4, with the protein MDFNSFLTSLGTSFVLFVVLMFLFTWLSRRPGNHVVYYPNRILRGMDPYEGLRASRNPFAWIREALVSTEADVIRMSGVDSAVYFVFLTTVLGILVLSGLVLLPVLLPVAATAHGVMKAKDTTSEGSFNDLDKLSMGHVEQRSARLWAFVIATYWVSFVTYGLLWKAYKHVSDLRAAALMSPDVKNEQFAVVVRDIPPAPEGQTIKEQVDSYFKAIYPDTFYRSMVVTDNKQVNKIYEELEGYRKKLARAEAIYAESKATGNPEGTRPTTKTGFLGLIGKKVDAIEYYDEKIKELIPKLVAEQRVTLKDRQQSAAIIFFNNRVTAAAASQSLHDTMVDMWTVSDAPEPNQLLWTNLPKKFYTRRIRQYVIYFIVFLTIFFYMIPIGFISALTTLDNLKKLLPFLKPVVDQATIKTVLEAYLPQLALIIFLALLPKFLLFLSKAEGIASESHAQRAASGKYFYFSVLNVFIGVTIGNTLFTTLKRIEKDPNSLVPLLAESLPGSATFFLTFVALKFFVGYGLELSRIVPLIIFHLKKKYLCKTEAEVKEAWAPGDLGYATRIPADMLILTIVICYSVIAPLIIPFGIIYYGLGWLVLRNQVLKVYVPSYESYGRIWPHIYVRIMASLILYQATMLGYFSAKEFIYTPVLIPLIVLSFIFVLVCRKKFYRFFQCTALEVASRELKETPNMQVVFRSFIPPSLSSEKADEDQFEDALSHVV; encoded by the exons aTGGATTTCAATTCGTTCTTGACGTCGTTAGGAACGTCGTTTGTGTTATTCGTGGTCTTGATGTTTCTCTTCACCTGGCTCTCGCGCCGACCCGGTAACCATGTTGTATACTACCCCAATAGGATTCTTAGAGGCATGGATCCCTACGAGGGACTCCGCGCCAGCCGGAACCCCTTCGCTTGGATCCGGGAAGCCCTCGTCTCCACTGAGGCAGACGTCATCAGAATGTCCGGCGTTGATTCTGCTGtctattttgttttcctcACTACTg TGCTGGGAATTCTGGTTTTGTCTGGCCTTGTACTTCTACCAGTGCTTCTGCCAGTTGCTGCTACTGCTCATGGTGTGATGAAGGCCAAGGACACCACCAGTGAAGGATCTTTTAATGACCTTGACAAGCTATCTATGGGGCATGTCGAA CAAAGAAGTGCCCGATTGTGGGCATTTGTGATAGCGACCTATTGGGTTTCCTTTGTTACATATGGCCTCTTATGGAAGGCATACAAGCATGTTTCTGATCTGAGGGCTGCAGCGCTTATGTCACCCGATGTGAAGAATGAGCAGTTTGCCGTGGTTGTTCGAGACATACCTCCTGCACCTGAGGGCCAAACTATAAAGGAACAGGTCGACTCGTATTTTAAGGCTATCTATCCAGATACCTTTTATAGGTCGATGGTGGTCACAGACAATAAACAG GTCAACAAAATTTATGAAGAGTTGGAGGGATACAGAAAGAAGCTGGCACGTGCGGAAGCCATATATGCCGAGTCCAAAGCAACTGGTAATCCCGAAGGAACGCGACCAACTACTAAAACTGGCTTTCTAGGTCTTATTGGTAAAAAGGTCGATGCAATAGAATACTATgatgaaaagataaaagagtTGATTCCAAAGTTAGTAGCTGAGCAAAGGGTCACTCTGAAAGACAGACAGCAATCTGCAGCTATcatcttttttaataacagGGTAACTGCAGCAGCTGCATCACAAAGTCTGCATGATACGATGGTTGATATGTGGACAGTCTCAGATGCTCCTGAACCCAACCAGTTATTATGGACCAATCTCCCGAAAAAATTCTACACAAGGCGGATTCGGCAATATGTGATctattttattgtgtttttgaccattttcttttacatgaTACCAATTGGTTTCATTTCTGCATTGACTACTCTGGACAACTTGAAGAAGCTTCTCCCCTTTCTAAAACCGGTTGTGGATCAAGCCACTATCAAGACAGTACTAGAAGCATATTTGCCGCAGCTCgcacttataatatttttggcgCTGTTGCCAAAGTTCCTACTGTTCCTATCCAAGGCTGAGGGCATTGCTTCAGAGAGTCATGCGCAAAGGGCTGCATCTGGAAAGTACTTCTATTTTTCAGTCCTAAATGTATTTATTGGTGTTACGATAGGCAATACGCTTTTCACTACATTGAAGCGTATTGAGAAGGATCCGAACTCTCTTGTCCCTTTACTAGCAGAAAGCCTCCCTGGAAGTGCGACTTTCTTCTTGACTTTTGTGGCTTTGAA GTTCTTCGTTGGCTATGGGCTTGAGTTATCACGAATAGTTCCTCTGATAATATTCCACCTGAAGAAGAAGTATCTCTGCAAGACTGAAGCTGAGGTGAAAGAAGCCTGGGCTCCTGGAGATCTTGGATATGCAACTAGAATTCCTGCCGACATGCTGATTCTCACCATTGTCATCTGCTATTCTGTTATAGCACCTCTAATTATTCCATTTGGCATCATCTACTATGGGTTGGGATGGCTTGTTCTTCGGAATCAG GTTCTTAAAGTTTATGTTCCTTCATATGAGAGCTACGGAAGGATTTGGCCCCACATTTATGTCCGCATCATGGCTTCCTTGATCCTCTATCAAGCTACAATGTTGGGTTACTTTTCTGCTAAGGAATTCATATATACACCGGTTCTGATTCCACTTATTGTTCTGTCCTTCATCTTTGTATTAGTCTGTCGGAAGAAATTCTATCGATTTTTCCAGTGCACAGCACTTGAAGTTGCTTCCCGTGAACTGAAAGAGACTCCGAATATGCAAGTTGTTTTCAGGTCGTTCATTCCCCCAAGCCTGAGCTCTGAGAAAGCCGATGAGGATCAGTTTGAAGATGCTTTATCTCATGTTGTTTGA
- the LOC105175763 gene encoding phospholipase A1-Igamma1, chloroplastic, protein MATKNAIHPHYYHLPAVHKTRLPATVQAYQDYAIGKNPRQKSANRAVKLAESLSHMLNLQIETTIQRSLNRSNLDVLSIEEKHNTPTTSPKEDISAKWREIHGSRDWDDLLDPLHPWLRREIVKYGEFAQATYDAFDFDAFSEYCGSCMYNRHKLFDKLGLTKTGYNVTQYIYAMSHIDLPLWLEKSRFVDTWSKDSNWMGFVAVSDDQESKRIGRRDIVVAWRGTVAPSEWYDNMQRKLEPIGHGDSKVEHGFLSIYTSKSDFTRYNKSSASEQVMREVKKLVDYYQKIGEQVSLTITGHSLGGALGLLNAYEAAKNFPNLPISVVSFAAPRVGNIAFRDELYQMGVKTLRVTMKQDVVPRMPGIVFNESLQRFDDITGTLEWVYTHVGVELKLDVRSSPYLKKGLNLVGYHMLETYLHLVDGYQSSDSGFRADAKRDVALVNKDCDMLVDELRIPPNWYQLANKGLERNDHGRWVKPKRDPEDIPSPTMDSLNYHVLELEDSYEIGSWFGVSI, encoded by the coding sequence ATGGCCACCAAGAATGCCATCCATCCCCACTATTACCACCTCCCTGCCGTCCACAAAACCCGGCTTCCAGCCACCGTCCAGGCCTATCAAGACTACGCAATCGGCAAAAACCCACGTCAAAAATCGGCCAACAGGGCCGTCAAGCTGGCCGAGTCCTTGTCCCATATGTTGAATCTTCAGATCGAGACCACAATTCAGAGGAGCCTCAACCGCTCAAACCTCGACGTTCTGAGCATCGAAGAGAAGCACAATACTCCCACCACCTCCCCTAAAGAAGACATATCCGCCAAGTGGCGCGAAATCCACGGCTCCCGCGACTGGGACGATCTTCTTGATCCTCTCCACCCCTGGCTCAGAAGGGAGATCGTCAAATACGGGGAGTTCGCGCAGGCCACCTATGACGCCTTCGACTTCGACGCCTTCTCGGAGTACTGCGGCAGCTGTATGTACAACCGCCACAAGCTGTTCGACAAGTTGGGCCTCACCAAAACTGGCTACAACGTGACTCAATACATATACGCCATGTCGCACATAGACTTGCCACTGTGGCTTGAGAAATCGCGCTTTGTCGACACTTGGAGCAAAGACTCGAACTGGATGGGGTTTGTGGCTGTTAGCGATGATCAAGAATCGAAAAGAATTGGCAGGCGGGACATCGTCGTGGCGTGGCGGGGCACGGTAGCGCCGTCGGAATGGTACGACAATATGCAGCGGAAACTAGAGCCCATTGGCCACGGGGACTCAAAAGTCGAACATGGTTTCCTCAGCATTTACACCTCTAAAAGCGACTTCACTAGGTACAATAAGTCAAGTGCCTCGGAACAAGTCATGAGAGAAGTTAAGAAATTAGTGGATTACTACCAAAAAATAGGTGAACAAGTTAGCCTAACTATCACCGGCCATAGCCTAGGTGGTGCTTTAGGACTACTAAATGCATACGAGGCTGCTAAAAATTTCCCCAACCTTCCAATCAGCGTTGTCTCATTCGCAGCCCCACGTGTGGGGAACATTGCGTTCCGCGATGAACTGTATCAAATGGGCGTTAAAACTCTACGTGTGACGATGAAGCAAGATGTGGTGCCAAGAATGCCTGGAATAGTATTTAATGAAAGTCTACAAAGATTTGATGACATTACGGGCACGTTGGAGTGGGTGTACACACACGTGGGAGTGGAGCTAAAGCTGGATGTAAGATCGTCTCCGTACCTCAAGAAAGGGTTGAACTTGGTGGGATATCACATGTTGGAGACGTACCTACATTTGGTGGACGGATATCAGAGTAGTGATTCGGGATTTCGGGCGGATGCTAAGAGGGATGTGGCGTTGGTGAACAAGGATTGTGATATGCTTGTAGATGAATTGAGAATCCCTCCTAATTGGTATCAACTGGCTAATAAAGGGCTGGAGCGGAATGATCATGGGAGATGGGTGAAGCCCAAAAGAGATCCGGAGGACATACCCTCACCCACTATGGACTCACTTAACTATCATGTGCTTGAATTGGAGGATAGTTATGAGATTGGATCCTGGTTTGGTGTTTCAATTTGA
- the LOC105175761 gene encoding hydroxyproline O-galactosyltransferase GALT2: MKRLKGESPSVRRFKLSYLLLGAGAIYLILIFFKFPEFLESAAILSDDDSNGSFDGFSVRDEEDEEITKSNVSSDGFHRILQNNEFLDPPVKPQEAAASKEKRDHHLAIKLSQQQYGRITAEVFRRMNRTHNLSVMERMADEAWALGQKAWEEASKYDEKEIDMTTILEGKPESCPSWVSMSGEELAKRDFMMFLPCGLAAGSSITAIGTPRYAHQEYVPQLAKVRAEDALVLVSQFMVELQGLKVVNGEDPPKILHLNPRLRGDWSHQQVIEHNTCYRMQWGRAQRCDGLPSRSDDDMLVDGYMRCEKWMRNDIIDTKESKRFSWFERFIGRAKKPDVTWPFPFREGRMFVLTIRAGVDGYHINAGGRHVTSFPYRMGFALEDATGLAIKGDVDVHSVYATSLPTSHPSFSPKRVLDFSEKWKSQPIPQGHVKLFIGVLSATNHFAERMAVRKTWMQSLPVKTSKVAVRFFVALNPRSEVNAILKKEAAYFGDIEILPFMDRYELVVIKTVAICEFGVRNVTAAYIMKCDDDTFIRVDTILKDIERVSTGSALYLGNLNLLHRPLRTGKWAVSYEEWPEAIYPPYANGPGYIISSDIAKYIVAQHANHSLRLFKMEDVSMGMWVEQFNSTKNVQYSHNWKYCQYGCMENYHTAHYQSPLQMICLWDNLMKGRARCCNI; this comes from the exons ATGAAGAGATTGAAGGGTGAGTCTCCAAGTGTAAGGAGGTTCAAGTTGTCATACCTTTTACTGGGAGCAGGCGCGATATATttgattcttattttcttcaaattcccTGAATTTTTGGAGAGTGCTGCAATTTTAAGTGATGATGATAGCAATGGAAGCTTTGATGGATTCTCAGTCAGGGATGAAGAGGATGAGGAGATAACTAAATCAAATGTTAGTTCTGATGGGTTTCACAGGATTCTACAAAACAATGAATTTCTGGATCCTCCTGTAAAGCCTCAAGAAGCAGCAGCTTCAAAAGAGAAGAGGGACCACCATTTGGCAATTAAGCTGTCGCAGCAGCAATACGGTCGAATAACTGCTGAAGTATTTAGGCGTATGAATAGGACCCATAACTTGTCTGTGATGGAAAGAATGGCAGATGAGGCTTGGGCTCTAGGGCAGAAGGCTTGGGAAGAAGCAAGTAAATATGACGAAAAGGAGATTGACATGACCACTATACTTGAAGGGAAGCCTGAATCATGTCCTTCATGGGTTTCAATGAGTGGAGAAGAACTGGCCAAAAGAGATTTTATGATGTTCCTTCCATGTGGTCTCGCTGCAGGTTCTTCCATTACGGCGATTGGAACTCCACGCTATGCTCATCAGGAATATGTACCACAGCTGGCTAAAGTAAGGGCTGAAGATGCACTGGTTTTGGTGTCTCAATTTATGGTTGAACTTCAAGGATTGAAGGTTGTGAACGGGGAGGATCCACCAAAGATTTTACATTTGAATCCTCGGTTACGGGGAGACTGGAGCCATCAGCAGGTAATTGAGCACAATACGTGTTACAGGATGCAGTGGGGAAGAGCTCAAAGGTGTGATGGCTTACCTTCCAGAAGTGACGATGATATGCTGG TTGATGGATACATGCGTTGTGAAAAATGGATGCGTAATGATATCATAGATACGAAAGAATCCAAGAGATTTTCATGGTTTGAGAGATTCATAGGACGTGCAAAAAAACCAGACGTAACCTGGCCGTTTCCCTTTCGGGAGGGACGAATGTTTGTTTTGACTATACGTGCTGGAGTTGATGGATATCATATAAATGCTGGCGGTCGTCATGTAACGTCATTTCCATACCGAATG gGTTTTGCACTGGAAGATGCAACAGGATTGGCAATAAAAGGTGATGTGGATGTTCATTCAGTATATGCTACCTCTTTGCCAACCTCTCATCCAAGTTTCTCACCCAAAAGAGTATTAGATTTCTCTGAGAAGTGGAAATCTCAACCCATACCCCAAGGTCATGTTAAACTCTTTATTGGAGTTCTTTCTGCAACCAATCACTTTGCAGAGCGTATGGCTGTACGAAAGACATGGATGCAATCTCTACCAGTCAAGACCTCTAAAGTAGCTGTTCGCTTCTTTGTTGCACTG AACCCCAGGAGTGAGGTGAATGCAATTTTGAAGAAGGAGGCTGCTTACTTTGGTGATATTGAGATTTTGCCATTTATGGATCGTTATGAGCTAGTGGTTATTAAAACTGTTGCCATTTGTGAGTTTGGG GTTCGAAATGTAACGGCGGCTTACATTATGAAATGCGATGATGACACTTTTATTAGGGTTGACACAATCTTAAAAGACATTGAACGCGTGTCTACTGGAAGTGCCTTGTATTTGGGCAATCTAAACCTCTTGCACAGGCCTCTTAGGACAGGGAAATGGGCAGTCTCTTATGAG GAGTGGCCTGAGGCTATTTATCCCCCTTATGCCAATGGGCCTGGATATATAATATCAAGTGACATTGCCAAGTACATCGTTGCTCAACATGCAAATCACAGCCTACGG CTATTTAAAATGGAGGACGTGAGCATGGGAATGTGGGTTGAGCAGTTCAACAGCACAAAAAATGTGCAGTATTCTCATAATTGGAAATACTGTCAATACGGCTGCATGGAGAACTACCACACTGCGCACTACCAATCCCCATTACAGATGATCTGTTTGTGGGACAATTTGATGAAGGGTCGGGCTCGCTGCTGTAATATATGA
- the LOC105175760 gene encoding WD repeat-containing protein LWD1, translating into MGASSDPNQDGSDEQQRRSEIYTYEAPWHIYAMNWSVRKDKKYRLAIASLLEQYPNRVEIVQLDDSTGEIRSDPTLSFDHPYPPTKLIFIPDKECQRPDLLASSSDFLRLWQISDSDSGRRVELKSLLNNNRNSEFSGPLTSFDWNEAEPRRIGTSSIDTTCTIWDIEKEVVDTQLIAHDKEVYDIAWGGVGVFASVSADGSVRVFDLRDKEHSTIIYESSEPDTPLVRLGWNKQDPRYMATIIMDSSKVVVLDIRFPTLPVVELQRHQASVNAIAWAPHSSCHICTAGDDSQALIWDLSSMGQPVEGGLDPILAYTAGAEIEQLQWSSSQPDWVAIAFSNKLQILRDK; encoded by the exons ATGGGTGCGAGCAGCGATCCGAACCAAGACGGGTCGGATGAACAGCAACGCCGCTCCGAGATCTACACATACGAAGCCCCATGGCACATCTACGCCATGAACTGGAGCGTACGCAAGGACAAAAAGTACCGGCTCGCCATCGCCAGCCTCCTTGAACAGTACCCCAACCGTGTGGAAATCGTTCAGCTCGACGACTCCACCGGTGAGATCCGCTCCGACCCCACCCTCTCATTCGACCACCCCTACCCACCCACCAAGCTTATCTTCATCCCCGATAAAGAATGCCAGCGCCCGGATTTACTAGCATCATCCTCCGATTTCCTCCGTCTATGGCAAATCTCCGATTCCGACAGCGGGAGGCGCGTGGAGCTTAAAAGCTTGTTGAATAATAACCGCAATAGCGAGTTTTCGGGGCCGTTGACTTCGTTTGACTGGAACGAAGCTGAGCCGAGGAGGATTGGGACCTCGAGTATCGATACCACTTGTACGATTTGGGATATTGAAAAAGAGGTGGTGGATACGCAGCTAATTGCCCACGATAAGGAGGTTTACGATATTGCCTGGGGCGGGGTTGGGGTTTTCGCCTCGGTTTCTGCGGATGGTTCGGTTAGGGTTTTCGACCTTCGAGATAAGGAGCATTCGACCATTATTTACGAGAGCTCGGAGCCGGATACTCCCTTAGTAAGGCTTGGCTGGAATAAGCAGGATCCGAGGTACATGGCTACTATTATAATGGACAGTAGCAAGGTTGTGGTTCTGGATATACGTTTTCCAACATTGCCAGTGGTGGAGTTGCAGCGGCATCAGGCTAGTGTGAACGCGATTGCGTGGGCGCCACATAGTTCTTGCCACATTTGCACCGCGGGGGATGATTCTCAAGCTTTAATTTGGGATCTTTCTTCGATGGGACAGCCAGTGGAGGGCGGGTTGGATCCAATTCTGGCCTACACTGCTGGGGCGGAGATTGAGCAGCTACAGTGGTCCTCATCACAGCCTGATTGGGTTGCAATTGCTTTTTCAAACAAGCTACAGATTCTGAGG GATAAATGA